One region of Budorcas taxicolor isolate Tak-1 chromosome 3, Takin1.1, whole genome shotgun sequence genomic DNA includes:
- the TMEM53 gene encoding transmembrane protein 53: MASAQLDYTIEIPDQPCRSQEDSPDEGGKEAGTRLPLVILLGWGGCADKNLAKYSAIYHKRGCIVIRYTAPWHMVFFSETLGIPSLRVLAQKLLELLFDYEVEKEPLLFHVFSNAGVMLYRYVLELLQTHRRFCHLRVVGTIFDSGPGDSNLLGALRALAVVLEHRPAALRLLLLVAFALVAFLFHVLLAPLTALFHTHFYDRLLDAASRWPELYLYSRADEVVLARDVERMVEARLAHQVLVRSVDFVSSAHVSHLRDYPTYYTTLCVNFMHSCVHCSGPCSPHLTSAPEINA; this comes from the exons AGGACAGCCCCGACGAAGGTGGAAAGGAGGCTGGGACTCGACTGCCTTTGGTGATTCTCTTGGGCTGGGGAGGCTGCGCCGACAAGAACCTGGCCAAGTACAGCGCCATCTATCACAAAAGG ggcTGCATCGTGATCCGATACACAGCCCCCTGGCACATGGTCTTCTTCTCCGAGACCCTGGGCATCCCTTCACTTCGTGTCTTGGCCCAGAAGCTGCTTGAGCTGCTCTTTGATTACGAGGTTGAGAAGGAGCCCCTGCTCTTCCACGTCTTCAGCAACGCTGGCGTCATGCTGTACCGCTATGTGCTGGAGCTGCTGCAGACCCACCGGCGCTTCTGTCACCTGCGTGTGGTGGGCACCATCTTTGACAGCGGTCCCGGTGACAGCAACCTGCTGGGGGCTCTGCGGGCACTGGCGGTCGTCCTAGAGCACCGGCCTGCTGCGCTCCGCCTGCTGCTCCTGGTGGCCTTCGCCCTGGTGGCCTTCCTGTTCCATGTCCTGCTCGCGCCACTCACCGCCCTCTTCCACACGCACTTCTATGACAGGCTGCTCGACGCAGCCTCTCGCTGGCCCGAGCTCTACCTCTATTCCAGGGCCGACGAGGTGGTCCTGGCCCGGGACGTGGAGCGCATGGTGGAGGCACGCCTGGCACACCAGGTCCTGGTGCGCTCCGTGGACTTCGTGTCGTCTGCACACGTCAGCCACCTCCGCGACTACCCTACTTACTACACTACCCTCTGTGTCAACTTCATGCACAGCTGTGTCCACTGCTCAGGTCCTTGCTCTCCCCACCTCACCTCTGCTCCAGAAATAAATGCCTGA